In the genome of Vicia villosa cultivar HV-30 ecotype Madison, WI unplaced genomic scaffold, Vvil1.0 ctg.002191F_1_1, whole genome shotgun sequence, one region contains:
- the LOC131638152 gene encoding uncharacterized protein LOC131638152 — protein MLQLLYTAIFGEMLLILTLVFKTPLRKLVIVSLDRVKRGRGPIVVTTVGATLVVVLSSSLYSMAKIQQRTVEAGVVNPTDQVLMSKHMLEASLMGFVLFLSLMIDRLHHYIRELRLLRKTMEAVKKQTRSFEDGKNGNTEEQKALTEEITTLKSKIKKLESEIDLKGNKEKTLESEVEALKKQSEGFLMEYDRLLEDNQNLRSQLEAFDHKST, from the exons ATGTTGCAGTTACTCTACACTGCGATCTTCGGCGAAATGCTCCTAATCCTAACCCTAGTTTTCAAAACCCCACTCAGAAAACTCGTGATCGTTTCTTTAGATCGAGTCAAACGAGGTCGTGGACCAATCGTTGTTACCACCGTTGGTGCGACGTTAGTGGTTGTGCTTTCTTCTAGTCTCTACAGTATGGCGAAGATCCAGCAACGTACCGTTGAAGCTGGGGTTGTTAACCCTACTGATCAAGTTCTTATGTCTAAACACATGCTTGAAGCTTCTTTAATGG GTTTTGTGCTGTTCCTATCTCTTATGATTGATAGATTGCACCACTACATAAGAGAGCTTCGATTACTCAGGAAGACCATGGAAGCAGTTAAGAAACAAACCCGAAGTTTTGAGGATGGTAAAAACGGTAACACCGAGGAGCAAAAAGCGTTGACTGAAGAAATTACCACATTGAAGTCTAAAATTAAGAAGCTGGAATCCGAAATTGATTTGAAAGGAAATAAGGAGAAGACTTTGGAATCGGAAGTAGAGGCTCTTAAAAAACAATCGGAGGGGTTCCTTATGGAATATGATCGCCTCTTGGAAGACAATCAGAATCTCCGGAGTCAGTTGGAGGCCTTTGACCATAAGAGTACATGA